A DNA window from Staphylococcus warneri contains the following coding sequences:
- a CDS encoding 5'-nucleotidase C-terminal domain-containing protein — protein sequence MKRLFFSFILITLICLGFINHPVQAAENQSDNQKSNTTSTQQINTSSQESRPKATTEQQPSKDDTTTSLPEDKTNKTSSNNNHENQQNISVHNEELAKYQNKAIDTNTHRDDNNSTVKSNKNTTNITSYHSNTQHEQPNSNTKEQVVNINKNSNAPKQQLKEQQSSTKNQSNNDKNHQQQADQNKQLYITSTQKQEKAKHHDSSKTESTNKNEHTILHTNDIHGRFVEDDGKVIGMPKVKGLKNKEKPDLLLDSGDAFQGLPVSNNSKGEEMAKAMNSAGYDAMTLGNHEFDFGYDQLLKLKKQLNFPMITSNVYKNGKSDFKPSTIVKKNGVRYGIVGVTTPETKTKTSPSAVKGVEFKDPLTSVKHAMNDIKDQVDVFVILSHLGVDPNTKKEWRGDYLADQLSKDKSFKQSIIVLDGHSHTVIENGKSYGKNVLAQTGTALENVGRIRFNRENNQTKNLKADLINVADTKNIKPDTKIEKQVNKANDDFLKATSTVIIPNNKVKLNGERNVARTQETNLGNLITDAMEDYASKKFSHRPDFAITNGGGIRASIDKVKVTQNDIITVLPFGNLISQIKVKGSDVKKAFEHSLSAPTESKDGKSQLTANGGFLQVSKSIRIGFDITKKSGNRVTDIQILNHDTGKFEKLDPNKTYYVATNDFTANKGDGYDMFGGKREEGVSLDEVVAQYIKNADLSKYDTNKPERIINGQLSQNNKHNDKVVPLPKTKDIKTTYYPGNNVATISSHQRNHSDKSSRNPVSRIGTYQPSSKITAATQNNTHQNNKPLNKKQIEASNQSYEQNKTNMFNTQSAYLRHATSYTQSNLDIVKSNTKDIQNMYNGEPSQQSKHTISTVLPNTGDSNHSDVIALLIAITGITLLYSRKKSA from the coding sequence ATGAAGCGTCTATTTTTTTCATTTATTTTAATCACGTTGATTTGTTTAGGATTTATCAATCATCCTGTACAAGCAGCTGAAAATCAAAGTGACAATCAAAAGAGTAATACCACATCAACTCAACAAATAAATACAAGTAGCCAAGAATCAAGGCCAAAAGCCACCACAGAACAGCAACCTTCAAAAGATGATACTACGACATCGTTACCTGAAGATAAAACTAATAAAACGTCTTCTAATAATAACCATGAAAATCAGCAAAATATTTCTGTACATAATGAAGAACTAGCTAAGTATCAAAATAAAGCAATTGATACAAATACTCATAGAGATGACAACAATTCAACAGTTAAGAGTAATAAAAATACTACAAACATAACTTCTTATCATTCAAATACACAACACGAACAACCAAATTCAAATACCAAGGAACAAGTAGTAAATATTAACAAGAATTCAAATGCACCAAAGCAACAGTTAAAAGAACAGCAATCTTCAACTAAAAATCAAAGTAACAATGATAAAAATCATCAACAGCAGGCTGATCAGAACAAGCAACTATATATAACTTCTACACAAAAACAAGAAAAAGCTAAACATCATGACAGCTCGAAAACAGAAAGTACTAACAAAAATGAACATACAATTTTACATACTAACGATATCCATGGCCGCTTTGTTGAAGATGATGGAAAAGTTATTGGCATGCCTAAGGTTAAAGGTCTTAAAAATAAAGAAAAGCCCGATTTGTTATTAGATTCTGGTGATGCTTTCCAAGGCTTACCTGTCTCTAATAACTCTAAAGGCGAAGAAATGGCAAAGGCTATGAATAGTGCCGGCTATGATGCCATGACCCTAGGCAATCATGAATTTGATTTTGGATATGACCAACTACTTAAATTAAAAAAGCAACTTAACTTTCCAATGATTACTTCAAATGTTTATAAAAATGGTAAGAGTGACTTCAAACCATCAACAATTGTCAAAAAAAATGGCGTCCGTTATGGCATTGTTGGAGTAACAACACCAGAGACTAAAACTAAAACTTCACCATCGGCTGTTAAAGGTGTTGAATTTAAAGATCCACTGACAAGTGTAAAACATGCTATGAATGACATTAAAGATCAAGTAGATGTTTTTGTCATTTTATCTCATTTAGGTGTAGATCCTAATACTAAAAAAGAATGGCGTGGCGACTATTTAGCAGATCAATTATCGAAAGATAAATCATTTAAACAATCTATCATTGTATTAGATGGACACTCTCATACTGTCATTGAAAACGGTAAATCTTATGGTAAAAATGTATTAGCTCAAACTGGAACTGCCTTAGAAAATGTCGGACGCATCCGATTCAATAGAGAGAATAATCAAACCAAAAATCTTAAAGCGGATTTAATCAACGTCGCTGACACAAAAAATATTAAACCTGACACTAAAATTGAAAAACAAGTAAACAAAGCGAATGATGACTTCTTAAAAGCGACATCAACAGTCATTATTCCTAATAACAAAGTGAAACTTAATGGTGAACGCAATGTTGCCCGTACACAAGAAACAAATTTAGGTAATTTAATTACTGATGCAATGGAGGATTATGCTTCTAAGAAATTTAGCCATCGCCCTGATTTTGCTATTACAAATGGTGGAGGCATTAGAGCATCTATCGATAAAGTCAAAGTAACACAAAATGATATTATTACTGTTTTACCTTTCGGAAACTTAATATCTCAAATAAAAGTAAAAGGTTCCGATGTTAAAAAAGCTTTTGAACATAGTCTAAGTGCGCCTACAGAATCAAAAGATGGCAAATCACAATTAACGGCAAATGGCGGCTTCTTACAAGTATCTAAATCTATTCGTATTGGATTCGATATTACTAAAAAGTCAGGCAATAGAGTTACGGATATTCAAATTCTTAATCATGATACTGGAAAATTCGAAAAGTTAGACCCAAATAAAACATATTATGTAGCAACAAATGATTTCACCGCTAATAAAGGTGATGGCTATGACATGTTTGGCGGTAAACGAGAAGAAGGTGTTTCTTTAGATGAAGTAGTTGCTCAATACATTAAAAATGCTGATTTATCTAAATATGATACCAACAAACCTGAAAGAATCATCAATGGTCAACTGTCTCAAAATAATAAACATAATGACAAAGTCGTTCCACTTCCAAAAACAAAAGACATTAAAACGACTTATTACCCTGGAAATAATGTAGCGACAATCTCATCACATCAAAGAAACCACTCAGATAAGTCGTCACGCAATCCGGTTAGTCGTATCGGTACCTATCAACCTAGCAGTAAAATAACTGCAGCGACTCAAAACAATACGCATCAGAATAATAAGCCATTAAATAAAAAGCAGATTGAAGCATCAAATCAAAGCTATGAACAAAACAAAACTAATATGTTTAATACACAATCAGCTTATCTGAGACACGCAACATCATACACTCAATCAAATTTAGATATCGTAAAATCTAACACTAAAGATATACAAAACATGTATAATGGAGAGCCTTCTCAACAATCGAAACATACAATTTCAACTGTACTTCCTAATACAGGAGATAGTAATCATTCTGATGTTATCGCGCTATTAATAGCGATAACTGGTATCACTTTATTATATTCACGTAAAAAATCTGCATAA
- a CDS encoding ornithine cyclodeaminase family protein, with the protein MLYLTENDQQQLLNMREVIDEVAESLKAFSEGKTETPLRYSIPFNEDNRYLVMPALSDALKIVGLKTVTFAPKNPEKGKSTISGSVILSDYETGETLSVLDGGYLTKIRTGAISGVATKYLSREDASALCVIGAGEQAEGLIAAVLAVRKINTIHFASRTTEKAERLAKQTKDLYDVNVEVFEDANQAIEGTDIVVTATNSSTPVFDRTLDPGVHLNAVGSFKPDMQELPTESMMVANKIVVESTEAAMEETGDLKIPEQEGVLTQDMLHAELGDIVAGRKQGRTDEKEVTLFKSVGLAIVDIVVANYFYKKAQK; encoded by the coding sequence ATGTTATATTTAACTGAAAATGATCAACAGCAATTACTCAATATGCGTGAAGTGATAGATGAAGTAGCAGAATCACTCAAAGCCTTTTCTGAAGGTAAAACTGAAACGCCATTACGCTATTCGATTCCGTTTAATGAGGATAATAGATATTTAGTCATGCCTGCGCTATCTGATGCGCTAAAAATTGTTGGATTAAAGACAGTGACCTTTGCACCTAAAAACCCGGAAAAAGGTAAATCGACCATAAGTGGCTCAGTTATTTTAAGTGATTATGAAACAGGGGAAACTTTGTCTGTTTTAGATGGTGGATATTTAACTAAAATAAGAACGGGTGCCATATCTGGTGTTGCAACAAAATATTTATCTAGAGAAGATGCAAGTGCTTTATGTGTAATTGGTGCCGGCGAACAAGCTGAAGGACTAATTGCGGCTGTTTTAGCAGTTAGAAAAATTAATACGATTCATTTTGCTAGTAGAACGACGGAGAAAGCAGAAAGATTAGCAAAACAAACAAAAGATTTATATGATGTTAATGTTGAAGTATTTGAAGATGCAAATCAGGCAATTGAAGGGACAGATATCGTTGTCACTGCTACTAATTCATCAACTCCGGTTTTCGATAGAACATTAGATCCAGGTGTTCATTTAAATGCGGTAGGTTCTTTTAAACCTGACATGCAAGAGTTACCAACAGAATCTATGATGGTTGCGAATAAAATTGTCGTAGAATCAACAGAAGCAGCAATGGAAGAAACAGGAGATTTAAAAATTCCCGAACAAGAAGGCGTATTAACACAAGATATGTTACACGCAGAGCTCGGGGATATTGTGGCAGGTCGTAAACAAGGTAGAACAGATGAGAAAGAAGTCACGCTATTTAAATCAGTGGGACTAGCAATTGTAGATATTGTCGTAGCTAATTACTTTTATAAAAAAGCACAGAAATAA
- a CDS encoding GNAT family N-acetyltransferase, with the protein MGEIRQLTYDDESQFLKYINEWYENEEKIVPGNIDFKKYTGFKEMVDHINKPKPREDWVETSTMFYFKDEAIVGAVNIRYQLNESLTRIGGHVGYGVASSQRGKGYAKEMLGHALDILKTKQVKYVLMTCNPKNFSSQKVILYYGGYEIEPYIKKNGAPVKRYHIPIN; encoded by the coding sequence ATGGGTGAAATTCGACAACTTACATATGATGATGAATCACAATTTCTAAAGTATATTAATGAATGGTATGAAAATGAAGAAAAAATTGTCCCTGGTAATATAGATTTTAAAAAATATACAGGCTTTAAAGAAATGGTAGATCATATTAATAAGCCTAAGCCTAGAGAAGATTGGGTGGAAACAAGTACAATGTTTTACTTTAAAGATGAAGCGATTGTAGGCGCGGTTAATATTCGCTATCAACTAAATGAATCGTTAACTCGGATAGGCGGACATGTAGGCTATGGTGTAGCATCATCACAACGCGGTAAAGGCTATGCAAAAGAAATGTTGGGTCATGCTTTAGATATATTGAAAACAAAACAAGTTAAATATGTATTAATGACATGTAATCCTAAGAATTTCAGCTCTCAAAAAGTGATCTTGTATTATGGTGGCTATGAAATAGAACCATATATCAAAAAGAATGGTGCACCTGTAAAACGGTACCATATTCCAATCAATTAA
- a CDS encoding MFS transporter, producing MMNKTTFLGMPKQIVWGYIGILIFMMGDGLEIGWLSPYLQHNGFSSNEVSWLFGCYGITVAIASWFSGVLAEALGGKRTMFIGLVLYIIGTIFFVGVALPSENLAIMYPAYALRGLGYPLFAYSFLVWISYRSEQRTLGAAVGWFWLVFTGGLNVLGAFYSIFAIKYLGHIGTLWSSLFWVVLGGFLAIVLNKDKLPTDKSNAKAKLAEMLKGFTIVVEEPKVLVGGIVRVINTTAQFAFPIFLPLYLESYGIPTSKWLAVWSAIFFGNIVFNLIWGIIGDKIGWRNTVMIFGGIGSGISCLLMGYVPIWSHGNIILLTIVGVAWGIFIAAYVPLTALIPSLVKKDKGATLSILNLGAGLPVFVGPMIVRIFLEPFGDLGVIWILGVLYFISTILTYFIKMPKSQQYGETE from the coding sequence ATGATGAACAAGACAACGTTTTTAGGTATGCCCAAACAAATCGTATGGGGTTACATTGGGATATTAATATTTATGATGGGAGACGGCCTAGAAATTGGTTGGCTAAGCCCCTATTTACAACACAATGGATTTAGCTCAAATGAAGTAAGTTGGTTATTTGGGTGCTATGGTATTACAGTTGCAATTGCAAGTTGGTTCAGTGGCGTTTTAGCTGAAGCATTAGGCGGTAAACGTACAATGTTTATCGGTTTAGTATTGTACATTATTGGAACAATATTCTTTGTTGGTGTGGCACTACCTTCTGAGAATTTAGCAATTATGTATCCTGCTTATGCATTAAGAGGTTTAGGTTATCCTTTATTTGCTTATTCATTCTTAGTTTGGATTTCATATCGTTCTGAACAACGTACGTTAGGTGCAGCTGTAGGTTGGTTCTGGCTCGTATTTACTGGTGGATTAAATGTGTTAGGTGCATTTTACTCTATCTTTGCGATTAAATACTTAGGTCATATTGGAACATTGTGGAGTTCATTATTCTGGGTAGTTTTAGGTGGATTCTTAGCTATCGTCCTAAATAAAGATAAATTGCCTACTGATAAAAGCAATGCAAAAGCAAAATTAGCTGAAATGTTAAAAGGATTCACAATCGTTGTTGAAGAGCCAAAAGTATTAGTAGGTGGTATTGTACGTGTTATTAATACCACTGCACAATTCGCTTTCCCAATCTTCTTACCACTTTACTTAGAATCTTACGGTATCCCAACTTCTAAATGGTTAGCTGTTTGGTCAGCGATTTTCTTCGGAAATATCGTCTTTAACCTTATTTGGGGTATTATCGGAGATAAAATTGGTTGGCGTAATACTGTTATGATTTTCGGTGGTATCGGTAGTGGTATCTCATGTCTATTAATGGGCTATGTACCAATCTGGTCACACGGAAATATCATTTTACTTACAATTGTTGGTGTTGCTTGGGGTATCTTTATCGCAGCATATGTACCTTTAACTGCTTTAATTCCTTCATTAGTGAAGAAGGATAAAGGTGCTACCCTTTCAATTTTAAACTTAGGTGCTGGTTTACCAGTATTCGTAGGACCAATGATTGTAAGAATTTTCTTAGAACCTTTTGGTGACTTAGGTGTTATTTGGATTTTAGGCGTATTATACTTCATTAGTACAATACTAACTTACTTCATTAAAATGCCGAAAAGTCAACAATACGGTGAAACAGAATAA
- a CDS encoding DeoR/GlpR family DNA-binding transcription regulator, translating to MLPAEREQKIISYLTKYKTASVHTLAKEFNVHDATIRRDLVKLEQYNQIRRTHGGVVLNNENVYSELNFDERQTEYYYEKLGIGYKAAEFVEDGDTLIIDSGSTTLLFAKALLHKQHLTIITNDIHIASILRSSNHKVIVTGGTLYHNNYVLNGLITTQTLQSFNSMKAFLATPAIDAIKGVTHYSEEFVDAKRQMVNQSKEVYMLTDSSKLNKIAFYQVCPIHKITALITDHHEDLHEYKKTIPNVIAIDPKDYQ from the coding sequence ATGTTACCTGCCGAAAGAGAACAAAAAATTATATCCTATTTAACTAAATACAAAACTGCCTCAGTTCACACATTAGCTAAAGAATTTAATGTACACGATGCCACAATTCGTCGCGATCTTGTTAAACTCGAGCAATATAACCAAATTAGACGTACACATGGTGGTGTGGTGTTAAATAATGAAAATGTATATAGTGAGCTAAATTTCGATGAAAGACAAACAGAATATTATTACGAAAAGCTAGGTATTGGATACAAAGCTGCTGAGTTCGTTGAAGATGGAGATACACTTATTATCGACTCAGGTTCAACCACATTATTATTTGCTAAAGCTTTACTGCATAAGCAACATTTAACCATTATTACAAATGATATTCATATCGCTTCGATACTTCGTTCTTCTAACCATAAAGTCATCGTAACTGGCGGTACTCTATATCATAACAATTATGTACTAAATGGTTTAATTACGACACAAACACTTCAATCATTTAACTCGATGAAAGCTTTTTTAGCTACTCCTGCTATAGATGCGATCAAAGGTGTGACTCACTATAGTGAGGAATTTGTAGATGCTAAACGTCAAATGGTAAATCAATCAAAAGAAGTATATATGCTTACAGACAGTTCTAAATTGAATAAAATTGCTTTTTACCAAGTATGTCCTATTCATAAAATTACTGCTTTAATCACAGATCATCACGAAGACTTACATGAGTATAAGAAGACCATTCCAAATGTGATTGCTATCGACCCTAAAGATTATCAATAA
- a CDS encoding ribulokinase — protein sequence MSYSIGVDYGTGSGRAFLVDTRNGKIIDKYIKPYTHGTIEKNLNGVKLPHSFSLQNGNDYMEVLEEGVPYLIESSGVNPEEIVGIGIDFTSSTVMFTDEHLEPIHNLPGFENNPHAYVKLWNYHGAQAEADQLFQTALDNKSRWLGYYGFNVSSEWMIPKIMEVMNKAPEVLEKTANIMEAGDWIVNKLTGQNVRSNCGLGFKSFWEENEGFHYDLFDKVDDQLSDVVREKVDAPIVKIGETVGQISEEMAEKLGLSTKTKVSPFIIDAHSSLLGIGSQQDKQMTMVIGTSTCHLMLNEQQHQVPGISGSVKGAIIPDLYAYEAGQSAVGDLFEYIANQSPKAYVDEANERDISIFELLNEKVKDQMPGESGLIVLDWHNGNRSVLSDSNLKGCVFGMSLQTTHEELYRAYLEATAFGTKMIMQQYQSWNMDVEDVFACGGIPKKNPLMMDIYANVLNKKVTIIDSEYAPAIGAAILGSVCGGAHQTLNEAIESMKEPVLYEVTPDPEKVKRYKKLFSAYKELHDIHGYKKARIMRNVGKLMEV from the coding sequence ATGAGTTATAGCATTGGAGTAGATTACGGAACAGGCTCAGGAAGAGCTTTTTTAGTTGATACAAGAAATGGAAAAATAATAGATAAATATATAAAGCCATATACACATGGCACAATTGAAAAGAATTTAAATGGAGTTAAGTTACCACATAGCTTCTCACTTCAAAATGGAAATGATTATATGGAAGTTTTAGAAGAGGGTGTGCCATATTTAATTGAATCTTCAGGTGTAAACCCAGAAGAAATTGTAGGTATTGGTATTGATTTTACTTCTTCTACAGTTATGTTTACAGATGAACATTTAGAACCTATTCATAATTTACCAGGATTTGAAAATAATCCACATGCATATGTAAAACTATGGAATTATCATGGTGCTCAAGCAGAAGCGGATCAACTTTTCCAAACGGCATTAGATAATAAGAGTAGATGGTTAGGCTACTATGGATTTAATGTTAGTAGTGAATGGATGATTCCTAAAATTATGGAAGTAATGAACAAGGCACCAGAAGTGTTAGAAAAAACAGCTAATATCATGGAAGCTGGAGATTGGATTGTTAATAAATTAACAGGACAAAATGTTCGCTCTAATTGTGGTTTAGGTTTTAAATCATTTTGGGAAGAAAATGAAGGATTCCATTATGATTTGTTTGATAAAGTAGATGATCAATTATCAGATGTTGTACGTGAAAAGGTGGACGCACCAATTGTTAAAATAGGCGAAACAGTTGGCCAAATTTCTGAAGAGATGGCAGAGAAATTGGGTCTTTCTACCAAAACAAAAGTAAGTCCGTTTATCATAGATGCACATTCTAGTTTATTAGGTATTGGTTCACAACAAGACAAGCAAATGACAATGGTAATTGGAACAAGTACATGTCATCTTATGTTAAATGAACAACAACATCAAGTGCCTGGTATTTCAGGTTCTGTTAAAGGTGCAATTATTCCAGATTTATATGCTTATGAAGCGGGACAATCAGCAGTAGGTGATCTTTTTGAATATATTGCAAATCAATCACCGAAAGCATATGTCGATGAAGCGAATGAAAGAGATATTTCAATTTTTGAATTATTAAATGAGAAAGTAAAAGATCAAATGCCTGGCGAAAGTGGTCTGATTGTATTAGATTGGCATAACGGTAACCGAAGTGTGTTAAGTGATAGTAACTTAAAAGGGTGTGTATTTGGCATGTCGTTACAAACGACACATGAAGAACTTTACCGTGCATACTTAGAAGCTACAGCATTTGGTACTAAAATGATTATGCAACAATACCAAAGTTGGAATATGGATGTTGAAGATGTCTTTGCTTGTGGTGGTATTCCTAAGAAAAATCCACTAATGATGGACATTTATGCAAATGTACTAAATAAAAAAGTAACCATAATAGATAGTGAATATGCACCTGCTATTGGTGCAGCAATTCTTGGTTCAGTTTGTGGTGGTGCACATCAAACGTTAAATGAAGCAATTGAGTCTATGAAAGAACCTGTTTTATATGAAGTAACGCCAGATCCTGAAAAAGTGAAACGCTATAAGAAACTATTTAGCGCGTATAAAGAATTGCATGATATTCATGGTTATAAAAAAGCGAGAATCATGCGTAATGTGGGTAAATTAATGGAAGTATAA